CATTTATATTTCCCAGGCACTCAGACATCAGGTCTAAGtgggattatttttaaattcccaCAGAATTGTCTGAAATATTATCAGTAAAAGGTGACAGTTGTGATTGGGCACCTGCTGAGGTTGGTTTGGCTTTCAGGCTGAGATTTCACCCAACTCTTGCTTGTTCATATTGTACAAAAGCCACGGTTTGcctcaaaaaataaaaggcaattCTCCCTCTCAGCCCTCAGTGCAAATTCCACTGGTTTCATCCtaatttcctcctctttcctgaTGGGTTGTGATGCCAGAATTCCCCAGCACAGTTCCACAGATGAAACCTGAGCCTGTTCACGGAATGTTCCTGCAGAATTCTGGAGAAATGAATTTTTTAGTGCCCAGCCATTAAAGTCTGCTAACAGGGTAATTAGCAGAGATAGGGACGGGCTTGGTCTCCTGCTACTGCAGTGCACAACACACAATAAAATCCTAATTAGTGCTGGAAATTACTGCTCAATTCCAATCTCTTTGTTGATCCATCCGTCTCCTGAGATTACAGCCTTGGATAATAAATATGAAATTGCATTTAAGTGTCCCTGTGGCACCTCCCACGTCCCAGATTATCCCGAGGTGGCTCCTGTCCCACCCGTGAGCCTCAACAGTGGCGTTTCCATTCATTTTTACTCTCTTGAGCAGCAAAAGTGAACATTTTACACCCCCATCTCTTTTCCCTGCTAAAATCTTCGTTCAcaaacacagccaggcagagctctggctcTCAGGATGTCCCAGATGAGCTCTGAGGCCGAATTCTCCAGGTCACATCTCTGAAATCCTCAGTTCCCCACCAGCACAAAGCTGTTACTGGCAGTACCCAGCTCTTAAAACATTGATTAATCATAAACAGAGTGATTACAGCCAGATAGAGCCCCATTAAAATTTTTTCCCACTCTTCCACTGACTTCCTGTAATCCCTGAGGTTTTAATTGTTGTGCCATCtcacctcagaaaaaaaaaaaaaaaaatatatatatatatatatcagcAGGACAACCGCAGCTTTTTGGATTAGAGGTGATTTCTCAGGAAACCTCTTCCTGTGGCTGCCACAGGAGGAATTCTGGGGACAACACCACATTTAGGGTCACATTTCCTCAATTTCCACCCCGCTGCTGCAGAGTGAGGGGGGGTTTAACCCTGGGGCTCCTCTTGGTGCATTCCTGGTGGAAATATCTTTGATTTTCctccctcagcagggccagggagaacagggagaggcaggagacaCCTGCACACCTGGGGCAGAAACATTTGGAGGTGCCTTGAACTGGGACAGAACTCTCGAATCCTTTGCCACATTCTCTGAATTTTTAGGTAAATTTACGAGCAGTAAATTGAGTTTTCCAAAGCAGTGTACGGATAATTTCAGGGGAAAAGCCATAAATTgcacctgagcacaggggaaaGGCCATAAAATGCACCTGAAGGTGCAGCCCcgctgctctcctggctgctcctgctctgttttCCCCCTGCACAGGGTAATTGGTGCCAATTAGCGCCAGGCGCGGAGCAAACACCCTAATGAGCTTTTCCCAGGCTGGGAATTGCTGGGTAGGGATTGCTGCGTCAGAGGGTCcctggaaaatgaggaaattgCTGGGAAcaactgggaaaattggggcAATCCTGGGCCACAGACAGCTCCTTTTCCCAGTGACCTTCCCAAAGTTTTTGCTCCTTTTTGCCCCAGGTCCCTCTCACGGCTCAGCCCCAAGGGCAGCAGCGCTCCTGTGACCCCTCCCTGATTTCCAGGCACTGAACTCCCCAAAAATCCACCCTGAGGAGGAAAAATCCAACGGAGAATTGTGAAATCAGCTGGATCTCtgagcacagaggagcaggggaTAATAATCCCCCAATATGTGGATTATTTATTAACTCCTTCACTGTTTGGGCTACAAAGGGCTGTAAAAAACCAGCCCGAGGAGTGGCCCCGGAGCCTGAGTGGCAGAACTTGGCAGggctcctctctctgctgctgcttttgggcTCTTCCATCACCCCCAGCACCATCAATTccccctgccagagctgccccctCACTCCTCCCTTGGCCACTGTgcttcaaacacagaaaaaataaattaaaaaataaaaataaaataaaaatgaaggtttttttccttttccagtgaggcaaaacaggaaaaagctccctaaagcaaaaattaataaaatagaagGCTGCTGCCTGACAGATTTCCTGGGCAGCCTCAAACTTTGCTTTTTGTTGACAGAAGCAGATGGTGGCACAAGTAATAAACTCACTCAGCTGCTTGCAcagcctccctgctctcccctgccctgctcgtccacaaaacctgcttttattttattttattttattttatcatgtgacaggagggcagagctgggccttTGAACACAACCGGGCACATTTCCTGCCGTTATTCCCCTGCCAGGCACATTTTTAGGCACTAAAGCTGGAAGTGctgttcctccagctctgctgggatcagctgggactgtcctgtccccactgtcacCTGCCCAGCTCTCCCCCAAAGCCTTTCATCACTCACTAACTCAGAGTTAATGTTTAATTCGGGGAGTTCACTCCCTCCCTATGAAAccctccctccttccactgGGAATTTGGAATTCCACAGAGAATTCCCTGCAAAGCCCCAGACCCCTCTGAGCAGGACAAGGGACTTCACTTTTTCACCCACTTGTGAAAAAGTCATATTGTGTGGCTCTACtcagatatttactatatttaatatgctaggtagaaaagttatactgtattaacattagaataatgtagtgaatgtagttttgtaattaacaataagttgtggtacaatagaagctgtgtatgtgtgtgatatttttttttgctcaaggagaaaaattcctcagcacagagagaacattcacagaggcccctaaaccttctagtgaagaagaatttatggcctcttatccacagaatCTGACTTTCTCAAGGATGTATACTctgatgtggtttttttttaattaacagaaagcttttgtgacaagaaaggACTggaaattacttgttttacgtaagatatgaatagtcataaactgaaggcttaaaaaggaaaacttctctttgttctgggcccttctccttcccagccttTGTCTGGAAGGGGGGGGACGGtagtcccgggctaccttctttgctcttattgtctcataaattgtcctactctaaattgtttaacttttattattgtatgtgtattattaatttttttatataatcatttttatttttattaaatttccaaaaatcacaaagcgagtgattggcatttattacaCACTGCAACCCCAATTCcaactccagccctgcccagccaccccATTCATCCCCATTCCTCCTGCAGaatgatttaaatttaaatttaaatccaGGGATCAGAAGTGACACAGATCAATCTCTCAGGTGCACAGAGCAATAAATACAAGCAGGCTGCCGTGGGGCTTTGCCAGAGCTGCTGAACTGCAGAAATTCACTTTTTCTGCCTCCGTGCCAATAaaagcagtggctgtgctgggcagatgtaactttgtttgtttggctttgccAAAAATTCCCGCTGTAAAGCAGGATAAAGGCTCCACATGACCTGTTTGAGTGTCTGTGACTCACTGAAGGGAGCTCTGTGaatcagcagcaccagctccactTCACGTGGGCTCTGCAGGACgggccagagcagctccaaaaCCTCCCTGGAAGGAGCTGAACAAAAAGGGTTGGATCCACttttggggagggaaaaaagggaaaaaaagcagggaaaaggggcAAACGTGTCAGCAGAGGGTTCATTTTGTCCGAGGCACTGAGCATTCTCTGcctggctggcactgcaggaaccTGCAGCCAAATATTGCCCAAATTAGCActtttgggaagggaaaaatcccccaggctgcagctcccagggctgaggTTTTGCCCTGCCAAAGGGGGAGGTGGAATTTCGCTCATTTTTCTCACAATTCCCTTTTTTGAAGCTGTCCCAGGGAGTTTGGGGGCagctgaggcagggcagggacagcacagagccGTCCTCAGGTGAAGCAGTCCCCACTTTACATCCCAAGGCAGTTTTAAAGCCAGCCCAGGGATTTTTTGGCAGTGTAAACCCCACTTTgcctcagcctggagcagtgtGGCCAAGGTGAACAATTAGGCAAGCTTCATTAAACCTCCCCAAAGGGGCTGTTTGCTCCCATTATTCAAATACTGAATTTCCTTCTCAAACAAGGGGATTGCTGCCCTGCTTGTcagggtgggtttggttttttttttaattatatgcaTTAGGTTATTCTTGATGTCCATTCCTAATTACTCCTCAGGACACTGCTCGTGTGACAAAGGGAATCACACACAGCACTGGCACTCCTGCCTCTGGACAGGCACTGACTCCAACTACAGCAATTGTGCAATAAccattccctccctgcccttcctgagCTTTCCCTGTGTGCCTCCAACCCCAGGAATATCCAGGATAATTGGGGTGGTGCCCATTTAAACTCCTCTCACAGCCTCATCCTGCTGCAACAACCTccactgcattttggggttggttttggggttgaTTTTGAGGTTGATTTTGGGGTTGATTTTGGGGCTGATTTTGGGGTTGATTCTTGCACTctctccccagggctctgccaccacTGGGGCTGTGACATTCCCACTTCAGTCCCCTCTGTTTCCCACCCtcaccagctccctgctccctctggctCTCCAGTCTGGAccagaaatgatttttttattgccCACTACACCAGTTGCATACACAGAGAAAGATCTGCTGGCCACAGGAAGAAATgtgtctgcagcacaggaaaTCAACTGGTAAGAATTTAAAGAACTGAAGATAACACAGTCCTCACTCCCAAAAATGGTTCTCTGCTTGATCAAGAAGCAAAGCAACACCAAAGCTCACATTATTAAATATCATAAATGAATTCATTatttaattaaagagaaatgAACGACTTTTGTGATTTTGCCTCCTCTCTCAAAGCTGCTTTATTTACCACGGCACAATTCTAAATTTCACATCAGCTGGGTGGCTCAGCTTGGCAAAACAGGAAGGTcttgaggaaaagcagaaaaaccaaCCCACAGTGAGAGCCCAGACGGGCAAAATGCTGCGAGGGTCCTTTGAAACCCCAACACAGaacccagggctggctgcaggagacaccgagcagggctggaggaacaCACTGAGCTGAATTTGGAGCAtttcccctgggcagcccagctgAGGCTGATCTCACTTCACAATCGTCTCCTCTCCCTTGTAAACCACGACGTTCTGCTCTGTCTCGTGCACTTGCACCTTGTAGAGGATTCCCCGGGGCAGGAGCCTCTGCAGGCTGTCCCAGATGAACACAGCGATGTTCTCCGTGGTGCTGGGGGGACAGCAGCGCGGTCAGGGCTGGCTGGGGTGGCAGAAATCACACCCAGGTttggggcagctgtgcccaggatGGGCTGGGGGATGCTGGAGGGCAGCTGGTGACAGCTGAGTGACGTGGGgatggtggcagtgccagcacatgAGGGTGAGATGGGGTGCAATGGACAGGTCCTGGCCGGCCAGGCCGGTGTGACAGGTCCTGGTGTGACCAGGGGCAGCACACAGGTGTGCCCAGCTCACAGGTACAGCCTGCCCCAAGCCCTCCAGGAGCCCCCATCACCCACCTCACCACCTCAGAGAAGTAGGGCACGTCCTTGTCCAGGTTTTTGTGGTCCAGCGGCTCCATGATCGCTTCCTGCAGAGAGAGGATGGTGAcaaccctgtccctgcctggcctGAGGCTCAGATAAccacacacagccaggctgcagcacgggaaaaaagggaaagagccCCAAATCCAGCTGTGAAATTCCCAGCTGGAGACATGGTACTGCCTCACATAACATAGCAAAGGCACTTAAGTCTTCAGTTATTCCTTAATTCCTTTTTTATGTCCTGCCATCATCAGCTCACTGCATCTCCACGCTGGTACCAAATTGCTGAGCTCTAACCAATCCTCCCAGGGGATCAGAAGGAGAACTGGGCTGTCTTTACCTGCATGTATTCCTTCAGGTCTGTCAGGTTCATCACCATCCCCGAGACCGGGTCAATCTGCAGGGGAAGCACAGGGAGATGGCAGCCTGGCAACACACACCAGACAGGAATAGCTGTGCTCAGGTCCACCAGGAAAACATCCTCCACTGTCACAGCTTCCAGCTCCACCCCTGTGATGTTCCCAAGGGCTTGATACAGCCTGGAAACAATTCCAGAGGTTCCAAGGAGATGACACCAAGGAGAAACAACTCACTGGAAGAGCCTTCATGATGATAAAAGCATGGGAAGGGCATTAAACTGCAAATCCTTGCTGTGAACAGGGCAATGGCCACGGGAAACCTCCTCTAGTGACGGGCACAGAGTTTCTGAAAAGCCTCTGGGAAATCCAGAGTGGGGCCACAACTGGGGGGTtctgaggaaaagaaggaaggagcaCTCACCTCCCCACGCACAGTGaccacaactgaaaaaaaagaaaagatcagGTCACTGTGATGTccacaaacccaaacccaaatctgcagctgctgcaggggacacaCAACCCATCCCCTGGTCACCCACGGGCTGCACTCAGGAGTGGGACTGGTTTTATAAAATGAGGGGATGCTCCATAAAAACAACGACTCAGAGGCACAAAAATCCTGCCCCAAGGTCTGGTGGCCCAGGCAGGTGGAGATAAGGCTGTCTTCCCTGATAAGGCAGCTCCTTAGAGCTTTCAGGGTGCCAACAACACAGGGAGCCACTCCAGGAACTGGAGAGATCCAATTCTGTGTGCTCGGGGTGTAGAAATGGGAGAACTTGTGAAAAAACAGTCAAATAATATTTACAGGCTGTTTAATTTGCGTGGCTTTTGCTTAGAAAAATCTCCATTCCAATCACAATGACTCTGCAGAGTGTAAACAAGCAGATTTGATTTAAGAAGTGGcattggaaaataaatatttattatctATTCAACCGAATAGATGGCAAACCCATGCTATGGTTCAACCCCCTGCTGCTGAGATTTCCTCCTAATTCttaataaaaacacaaacataGACACTAAAAGCTGTATTAGGCTGCTGAAATGAGTGCCCAGCCCTCCTGGGGGTGCTCCCCCCTGGGAGCAGGATGGAAATCAGCTTCCTACCTTTGTAGTTGTGTCCGTGCCCATTGGGATTGTTGCACTTCCCAAACAGCTTCAGGTTCTCCTCCTCACTCAGGGATTTGCTGTGGGAAAGGCAGGCCTGGCCCGTCAGCATCTGCTCCAGATGTGCATGTAttcactcagctctgctttccagctcTCCAGCATTCCCTCTCCCACATTTAACCCAGCTCAGgggcacaaacacacacacaggaggGTTTGGTCCATGAAATGATCTTGTTGAGAGCagtgaatcttttttttttctgtggttttgtgtttgtttcacAGCATCTGCCTGACGCCACTGCTGGATAAATGTTCAACATCTGGGCCCAAAATCACTTAGGCCTGGAGCAAGCTGCACATTTGGGTTTATTATTAATTAACAAAACTTAGGGAGCCTCTCCAATAAATACAAATGAATTTCCTCTGAATCTTCCCTTTGAAGCAATCCAGGGGCTTGCCCCGAGTGTTTCAGGTCAAGGCACATTTTGGGGACATCACAGAACGCCAGGaccactgaggctggaaaagaactGTGAGATCAGGGGGTTCAACCTGTGACCCCGAGTGCCACGTCCGGGAGTGCCTGGGGCACCTCCGGGgatgggcagctcctgccaaggcctgaccagcctttccatggagaaattcctgcctaaacctcctctggcacagctcgaggctgtttccccttgtcctatcgCCCCCAGCCTGAGAGAAGAGGCCGAGCCGAAAACCTCCTCTGAGGCAGCTCCACGTCAAGGCGCTCTTTAGAAATATATCaggttttggggaaaaaaacatcagATGGGGGCGGGCGCAGGGCGATGTTTACAAAGCGAAAGCGCCACTGGCTGTGCTCAAACACGGAACTGCAGCCGGGCACGGGCGGGGAGAGACCCGGGGAGCGCAGCGCGGGCTCGGAGCCTCCCCCGGCAGGGCTCACCTGTGGGGGCTCACCTGTGCGGGGCTCACCTGTGCGGGGCTCACCTGTGCGGGGCTCACCTGTGCGGGGCTCACCTGTGCAGGCGGTGGCAGGCGCTGAAGGTGACAGAGCGCGACAGCCGCGCCAGgcgggcggagcgcggcggcATCGCGGGaccggagcggggccggagcggggcggctccagcccggccccgggggcggCTCCAGCCCGGCCTCAtcccggccccggggcggcTCCAGCCCGCGGGATCCGCCCGCCGACACCCGGGCATGCTCCGGTCTCTCCCCGCGTTCAGCCCCGGGGATGCTCCGGTCCCTCCGCGCCGCTGTTGGACCCGGGGATGCTCCAATTCCTCCCCGCGTTCGGCCCCGGGGATGCTCCGGTCCCTCCGTACTGGAATTGGAGCCGGGATGCTCCAATGCCCCCCATGTtcagccccagggatgctccgGTCCCTCCGTGCCAGTGTTGGACCCGGGATGCTCCAATGCTCCCATGTtcagccccagggatgctccgGTCCTTCCCCGTGTTCGGTCCCGGGGATGCTCCGGTGCCTCCGTGATGGATACGGGGATACTCCAATTCCTCCCCGTGTTCAGCCCTGCGGCTGCTCCGATCCCCCGGTGCCGATGTCAGATCCGGGGATGCTCCGGTCCCTCCGTGCCGGTGTTGGACCCGGGGATGCTCCACTCTCCCAGTGCCCCgctgggggctgctcccccGGGGGAAGGCTCCAGGAGGGCGGGATGTGACAGTgacccagaggctgcagggcagggcagggccggcaggACGGGAGCTGTTTGCCATCTAGTGGCTTCCACTGCTCTGGCTGagcctcctctgcctctcccagagctgcagccctgaggtaaaatcccttttcttttcccaagacCCGTAAGGGAGGTGAAGGAAGGTCAAAGGAGGCAAAGCCCCAAGGGTGAAAGGGCTCGTTTATTAGTCAAGGAAATGATTCAAATAATTCTTCTCACAATGAGGAAATAGAACTGGAAATCTTCACTTTCCCCCACCCACCTACAGCCttcagcagctggagaagcCAGGATGACACAGGGGACTGGAgtctgttctgctctgctcaATCCCAAAGGGATACCAAGGCCACAGTGGAGCTCTCCGTGTTTCCAACTGGTGTTTCCTACTGGCTGAActgggaggaaggcaggaattgtcagccagcagagctgtatCGTGCTCTGGAGATGTCCATCTACAAGGCTGTGTGAgggcagggaaagaaaggaagaactTCCCAAGGTTTTATTTGAGGGCTCTTCTACGGTacagaaaaagcacagcttcTGTGAGTGTCTGCATCTACCCTGGAGTCCACTGAAGGCAACCTTGATGCAGGGAGGGGACTGATTCCCCTTCACTGGGCCCATCTGCCACCTGTTGggttttcctcctctcttctgcTTTCCATATTTCAGCCAAAGCCCCGAGCGTTGATGTTCTCTTCCCCTCAGAGCACACTGCTGCCAAAGGAAGGCCTTGTTCAGCTTCCATTTTCTCCCTTGTGAGCCTCAGCCTGGCATCCTTTGGGAACTGCTGCTATAGCTGGTCTAGCaagatagtaaaaaaaaaaatgtagataaaGCAGTGGGCTGTGGGAGCGAAGGGGCTTCTGCCTTCCTTGGCTGTATTTTGTTAGGAATACAGGAGGTGATGGTGGAGAAAAGGCAGCTCCTTCACCCCAGACGTGATGGAAAGGTGGGAGGTGAAAGCAGCAGAGGGTTTTCCTGAGCCTGGCTCGGCCCTGAGTCCCAGGAGGTGCCCAGGAGTTCCTCAGTGGGCAGTGAAGATGCCGTGGAACCCGTAAGGCATTGGCACCCCGACTTCTGCTCGCCCCAGCTCCTGGAAGGACTCTGCATCCAGGACGAGCAGGAAAGCACTTTGGttctgcaggaggagcagaaaggCACAGTGAGTGTCCAGGCTGAGCTTCTTTGCACACAAAGGCACAAAGCAGGCCCTGGAGACCAAACCTCAGAGACCCACAGGCTGCACTGGGGGAACCTCGACATCCTCAGCAAAACTCCTGCTtgcactgcctgtgcctggccACGACAGAGCCAGCACTCAGGGGAGCAAGGAACTGCCTGCCAGCGAGCCTCAGACTCCATGCTGAGGTTTGAAAAGTGAATTAACGCCGTGTGACTTTGATAAAGTGCTGCCAGCAAGTTACCTCAGTGGGGGAGACCACCACAGACAAGATGACTCCGCTGTCCTCTGCCGTGGCGTTGGGCACTGGCACAAACACGGGCTCTGACGGGTAGCAGCCCTCCTCCTGCCAGATCTAGCAGGCACAGAACACATGCATGAGTTTCAGGGACATATGGATGAGTTTAATTTCATTAATACTTGTCTGCTACAGGGAGCAGAGTTACAGGTGTTCCCCACGAAGGCACCTGGAAATACTCTGCTCCAAGAAACTTAGAGTCCAacctttaatttatttttcctcattccAGGAGTGTGATGGTGCCATCCTCTCCTGTTTGGTGACTGTGCCACGTTCATAAGGTGCCAGGTGAGGGATGAAATTGGGAATCTCATCCCAGACCCATCTGGGCAAAGCCCTAAGGCCCCCAGCAAATGACACAACCTCAAATCCAGTTCAGTGGAAGGACTCGATGATCTGGCTTCACCTCACCTTGAAATTCTTGGTCTCCACATCGACCTTGATCAAGGAATTTCCCACCAGGTGCCCGAATCCGCAGCCGTAGAAGTAGCGGTACCTCCTGCCGTTGTACCCGCTGTAATTGATCTGGGGGAACTCCAGGCCCCCAACCTGCTCAAAGCCCTCGGGGTGCAGATTTTCGTGTGTGCACCAGACCTGGGAGAAACGTGCAGAAATCACAGCAGGGTTGGTTtagctgggacagggcaggagagctgagTGCTCCCTCCAACCTCTGCACAACCAAACGTGGTTAAAGCTctgaggcacagggcaggagtggCTGCATAAATGTTATTTAGGGTTGGATACACACCTTGCCATCTGCACCTTTCACAGCCTTTGCCTGGGTGTAAGGCAGCGGGTTCAGGTTTTTCCCCACGGGTGTGTCTGAATCCACGTCCAGAGGGAGAACAAAGCGGCGAGGGAAAGCTCTGGGAACGGAGGCATAAACCTGTTACAGACAGAAAGTGATGCTGAGGGATGCAGGACAGACACTTCAGCCTTTTGGGGAACAATTCTGAAATTTTAGACACCCCTGAAttattcttcctcttcttttccttatCTCTTTGACCAAGTTCCGGTAAGGTAAAGCACACATTGGAAAGAAGAAGTTCCCTGCACATTCCAGTAATTTACAGcagaaaccaaaaccacaagaaTTAAAGGGTCAGCACTGCTCTCACAGTAATTAATGCTGAGTTGGGTATGCAAATCAGCCCATTATCCCCAAATCCAGCCGTGGCACAGACACTGCACCGTGTTTTATTTGGTTAGAACAGGCTCATGTTGCTTTCCACCACTCTGTGGGGAAGCAGGAGAGCACTGTGCCCTCAGTGCCTGAAGTTACCCTGCTGGATTCTCTCCTCCGTGCTCAGGTACACGAGGATTCGTGGCTGGGAGTCCAGGGAATGCTGAGGATTCACCTGGGGAGCAGCGTGCAGCCCCCAGCAGACACTCAGCACATGGAGAGAGGGGATTCCTCCACTGCCACTAAAACTCTGCTCAAGCCACTTCTATAACCCAACATATTCCCACACAAATAAAATAGATAAGGACTCTGTTTTGGAGCCTTTCAGTTACTTCAATCTGCAACTCCCCAGTTCAGTTGTGAAACTTCTCTTTAATCACGTGTGTTAATCCTGAAACCCTGTCTTCAAAACATTTCTGGTTCATTTAACCTGGCTGAGGAACTCTGCCAGGCAAAATACCTTGCCAGGGTTAGTGAGCCAGCACATTTGGGCCAAGGACATGAGCCATGCCCAGACATTCCTGAGGCTTTGGATGCAGCGAAGTTTGAGATTCTATTCTGAAATGactcctctgtgtgtgtgtgtgggtaaAGCGAGGTGGTGATGCCACTTGTCACTGGAAGAATGTGGGTGTTGGAAACACAGACCCAGTGCTGGCACCAGGACACCTCCAGCCACATCGAATTCcacctgggctgtgctcagagaAGGACAAAAAAAAGCTGGGATTAACACTCTGCCCTACTTGAATATGCTCAAAAAAGGcttgaaaaaccccaaaataaatgCCAGAAGAAAGCAGAAGCCGACAGGACACAGCTGTGCTCCTTTCAGGTCGGAGCTGAGTTGGTTCTCGACAGCTCAGGACACAGACAGAGGAAGTTCAGCCCTGTCTGGACATGCAGCAGCCCCCTCAGCACCCCGGGTTTCCAACACACACATCTGCAGGCTGAGAAACTGAGAGTACCCCCACTTTTCCCTATGCAAAAC
This DNA window, taken from Prinia subflava isolate CZ2003 ecotype Zambia chromosome 22, Cam_Psub_1.2, whole genome shotgun sequence, encodes the following:
- the PTS gene encoding 6-pyruvoyl tetrahydrobiopterin synthase, whose translation is MRPGWSRPRGRAGAAPLRPRSGPAMPPRSARLARLSRSVTFSACHRLHSKSLSEEENLKLFGKCNNPNGHGHNYKVVVTVRGEIDPVSGMVMNLTDLKEYMQEAIMEPLDHKNLDKDVPYFSEVVSTTENIAVFIWDSLQRLLPRGILYKVQVHETEQNVVVYKGEETIVK